TCATCGGGCGGGCCGCGTTCGGCTACGACTTCGAGTCGTTCACCCGCCCCGACCCGCACCCCGTGGTCGCCGCGATGCTGCGCGCTCTGACCTACATCAACCGCGCCGCCTATTCCCACCCGCTCGTCGAACGCACCGTGTTCCGCGAGCAGCGCGCTCAGCACCGGCGCGACGTGGACCTCGTCAACCGGACGATCGATGAGGTGATCGCACAGCGCAGGCGGGAGGGCGCGGGCGCGCACGGCGACCTGCTGGATCGAATGCTCACCGTGCCGGATCCGGAAACGGGGGAACTGCTCGATCCGACCAATGTCCGCCACCAGATTCTCACGTTCCTCACCGCAGGCCACGAGACCACCGCGGGCGTCCTGGCCTTCGCGCTGCACTATCTGTCGGTCGACCCGGCCGTGGCCGCTCGGGCCCGCCAGGAAGTCGACGAGGTCTGCGGCGGCGATGACATCGCGTTCGAGCAGGTCGCGAAACTGCGCTATGTGCGGCGCATCGTGGACGAGACGCTCCGGCTGTGGCCGACGGCTCCGGGGTATTTCCGCAAGGCGCGCGCGGACACGATGCTGGACGGGCGCTACCCGTTCGAGAAGAACGAGTGGGTGTTCGTCGTTCTGCTCCAGCTCCATCGGCACGAGCTGTGGGGTGGTGATCCCGAACAGTTCGATCCCGACCGTTTCCTCCCCGAGCGCGTGCGCGGCCGCCATCCGGAGCTGTACCGGCCGTTCGGCGTGGGCATGCGCGCCTGCATCGGCCGCCAATTCGCGCAGCACGAGATGGTGCTGGTCTTGGCGACGCTGTTGCGCGCGTTCGATCTGAGCCCTGATCCGGATTACGTACTGCGCGTGCAGGAGACGATCACCTTGAAGCCGGATCGCTTGCGCCTCAGGGTCTCCCGGCGCGACGGTTGACCGCCCGCGCGCTTCGGCTCCGATCCCGCGACCGGAGCCGAAGCGTTCCGGCTCAGCCGCGTGCGAGCAAGGCGTCCAGTGCGCGGTAGCTCTCGTTGAGCCCGGACTCCATGCCGGACTGGAGCATTCCGTCCCGCTCCTGCGGCGTGTGGAACTGGCTGTCGGTGACCACCTTGGTACGACCGTCGCCGAGATCGATGAAGTTGACGCTGTCGATCGCCACGTGGGCGGGCATGCCGTCCCACTCGAAGGAGTACACGATGCGCTCCCGCGGGGTGACCTCGCGGAAGCGGCCCTCGAAGCCGTGGGCTTCCCCTTCGGCGTGCTCGATGAAACGCCAGTGCCCGCCCGGACGAAACTCCCAGCGCTCGATGTCGAGCCGGTTGCCGCGCCCCCACCACTGGGCGAGCAGCTCGAGCCTGCTGTAGGCGTCCCACACGCGCTCGAGCGAGGCGTCGAAGATCCGCTCCACGTGGATCGTGCGGTCGGTGTCGGCCGTGATGACGGCCTCGTTCGTGGTTGTGCTCATCGCTCCTGCTCCGTTCGTTCGAGGAATTCACCGAGACGGTCCAGCCGCGCTTCCACCATCCGCCGGTAACCCTGCATCCAGGCCACCTCGCGGTCGAAGACGTTCTCGCCGAGGCGGCAGTACCGCACCCGGCCGCGCTTCTCCGTGATCACCATGCCCGCGGCCTCCAGCAGCTGGATGTGCTTCTTGACGCCGGTGAGCGTCATCTCGAAGCGTTCCGCCAGCTCGCTGACGGTCGCGGGCCCCCTGCCGAGGCGTTCCAGGATCCCACGCCGGGTGGGATCCGCGAGCGCCCCGAAGGAGGCATCCAAGAAGTCATACTGAACCATCTAGTTCAGTGTTTCGCATCGAGGCGCGGACGTCAAGAGGGAATCGCCGGCGACTCGAGCGACGGTCGGCCGCGAATACCGCAGCCACACCGCGAGCATCCGGTGGCGAAGTAAGCCAGGGTCTTTCGCGGGGGAATCGGTGCAGAACTGCGACTCAGCACTTCTGATCGGACCCCGCGAGCGGTATCTTGTCCGGACGAACCGGACACGGGGGCGGGACATGGAAAGAGCATGATGAGGATCTCCCAAATCACCGCGGCGACTTTGGTGGCGCTGGCGGCCACCGCACTCACCACGAGCGCCGCACACGCGCAGCCCGCGCCCGCCGACGCGCCACTCGACCTGCACGGCACGTTCCACCAGGTCGCCTACGAGGTCGCGGCCACCGAGGACCGCCGCGCGGCGGTGGCGACCCTTCAGGACGGGACGTTCGAGCTGGCCCACGACGACCGGGTGGTGACGGTCGCCGATCGCGACGGACAAATCGTCGCCGCACTGCCGATGACGCTGCGCATCGGAGACCAGCGCGTGTCCCTGCGGCCCGTGCTCGAGGACGCGGGCCACCGGCTCACCGTGGCACCGGTCGCGATGGCCGACGCGCCGTTGCGCGATATCGGCGCCCAGGAGCGGTTCTACGCCGAGGCCGAGAAGGTCATGCCGACCATCCTGGCGGGAGCCGGGATCGGCGCCGCGATCGGCTTCATCGTCGGCTTCCCGCTCGGACTGTTCGTGCTCGACTTCATCACGGTGCCGGTCGCCGCGGTCGCGGGAGCCGCGATCGGCGCGATGGCCGGGTACGTCATCGGCGGCGGACAGCCCGCCGTCGACGCGGCGCTCGAGTACGTCACCGCGCCCTAGTCGAGCCGGTCGGCGGGCGTCAGCCGCTGCGTGCCGATCACCCGCAGCAAGTCCAGTTTCTCGGCGGCGTCGGTGCCCGGACGCGGTAGGTAGACCAGCAGGCGCTGGGCGGCATTGGGTGTGAGCAGCGTTTCGCAGACGATGTCGATCAGTCCGACCTGCGGATGCCGGATGCGCTTGATATCCGACAGCCGTACGGCCACGTGGTGCTCGTTCCAGAGCCGGTCGAACTCGGGACTCGCGGAGCGCAGCTCGATGATCAGCTCGGTCACGTCCGCGTCGCCCGCGCGGCGCGCGGCCGTGGCACGCAGATCGGCGACGTGGTTGTGGCCGAGCCGATCCCAGTCCTCCTCCGGGAAGATGGCGCGCGCCGAAGGGTCGGTGAACCAGCGGTAGGCGTAGTACCGATCCCACCCGCGGCGGTCGCCGTGATCGCCGACGAGCAGGGTGTGCATCCGGTTCTGCACGAGAACCTCGCCGAGATCGGTGACGACGGTGGCCGCGGTGTCGTCCAGCTTGGCGAGCAGGTGCATCAGGCCGGGGCCCACGTGCTTGTCGGTCGTCTCACGTCCCGGCGGGGCGTGGTCGCACAGGTGGTAGAGGTGGTCGCGTTCGTCGTTGCCGAAACGTAGGGCACGGGCGAGCGAGGCGAGCACCTGGGTGGAGGGACGCGGGCCGCGCGATTGCTCGAGCCGGGTGTAGTAGTCGGTCGAGATGCCCGCGAGCAGGGCGACCTCATCGCGGCGCAGCCCCGGCGTGCGCCGCCGGATACCGGGCGGCAACCCCACCTCGGCGGGCGTGAGCTGCTCGCGGCGGCGGCGCAGGAAATCGGCGAGTTCGGGGCGGTCCATGCCATAACTGTCCCCCGGAACGGCGTGCTCAGCCAGGGATCGCCGCTCCCCCGATAAGCGATCTCTCCCGCGTCGCTCGCGACCGGCGCAGGCTGATCCCATGACGACAACGAAGATCGACGAAGTGCGGCTCGGGGCCACCGGCCCGACCGTGAGCCGCATCGGCCTCGGCGCGATGAGCATGTCCGGCGCGTACGGCGCGACCGACGACGCCGAATCGACCGCGACCATCCACGCGGCGCTGGACTCCGGCGTCAACCTCATCGATACCGGCGATTTCTACGGTGCGGGACACAACGAGATGCTGATCGGCAAGGCCATCGCCGAGCGTCCCCGCGAGGACGTGGTCCTGAGCGTGAAGTTCGGCGCGCTGCGCGGGCCCGACGGCGCTTTCGTCGGCATAGACAACCGCCCGGCCGCGCTGCGCAATTTCCTGGCTTACAGCCTGCAGCGGCTCGGCGTCGACCACATCGACATCTACCGCCCCGCCCGGCTGGACCCGAGCGTGCCGATCGAGGACACCGTCGGCGCCATCGGCGAGCTGATCGAAGCCGGATATGTGCGCCACGTCGGCCTGTCCGAGGTCGGCCCGGAAACCATCCGGCGCGCCGCGGCCGTGCATCCCATCGTGGACCTGCAGATCGAGTACTCGCTGATCTCGCGGAACATCGAGGAGCGCATCCTGCCCGTCTGCCGCGAGCTCGGCATCAGCGTCACGGCCTACGGCGTGCTCTCCCGCGGCCTGCTCAGCGATGCGATCAAGCCCGGCGCCACCTTCGCCACGAGCGATTTCCGCGCCCACAGCCCGCGTTTCCAGGGCGAGAACCTCGACCGGAATCTGGAGCTGGTCCGCGCGCTGACCGAGATCGCGGCGCGCAAGGACGCCTCGGTGGCGCAACTGGCCATCGCCTGGGCGCTGACCCGAGGCGACGACATCGTGCCGCTCATCGGCACCCGCCGACGCGAACGCTGGGCGGAAGCCATACGCGCGCTGGATCTCTCGCTCACCGACGAGGAGTTGTCCACCATCGAAGCGGCCGTACCCGCCGACCGGGTCGCGGGCGACCGCTACGCCACGGCGCAGATGGCGATGCTCGACAGCGAGCAGTGAGATAGCGTCCGGAGCGTGGTTGCCGGGCCGCGCTTCGGACCACCCACCGCGCGCCATATAGCACCGCCGGTCCGGACCCCGTATCGCAAGCGCCCCGACCACGGTGTCGCCGGGGCCGTCAACTTGTTGGGCGCCTGGCGGCTGACCCCCAATTCGGCGGCGAGCACCGCCTGCGAGCGCAGCGCCCCGATACCCCGACGGCCGAGCCGGTCACCCGGCCGGAAATCCGCGGCAGCAGTGCGGCGATGGACTTTCTCGCCGCGACAACGGGCCGGTGACGATGCCCGCCCCGCGATTCGCACCGCACCGGCGTGCGCGGCATCCAGAGGCTCGGCCGCAATACCGGCCGCTCCACTGTGAAGCACGGCTGATCATCCCGTCCAGGCACTCAGCCGCGGCACCGGTTCCTGGCGTACCGCCGATCATTCCGGGCCGAGCACCTTGGGCGAGATCAGGACCGACGTGGACGAAGCACGGCCGTGAATGCCGCTACGGCGACCGTCCTTCCGGTTTTGTCGGTGATGTCCACCGGAACTTCGAGTTCGAGTGGCACTTTCGCCTCGATGTCCGCCCGCATCTTCGCCAGCGTCTCGTCGGAGAACGCGGAAGTCGCGCGAAACGGCCCCGCCTCCCCTTTGGCACGGGCCTTGTACTCGATACGCCCGTCCTTGGCGACGATGAACGTATCCCCCATCAGATCCACGATTCCCGACACCGACGCGCCCATCGCCGCGGTCTCGGCCATCCCGAACAACACCGCGGCGTGCAGATCCCCGTTGTGATTCAGATGTTCCGCCCTCGGCACGATCGACACCACGTTGCGCCCGGCCGCGAACTCCTCCCATTCCACTCCCGCGTACCGGATGAACCCCAGCTTCCGGAACCCGGCCACTACCAGGTCCGCCAACGCCACGCCGTCCACCGCCACCTCCAGGAACAGAACTGAAACCTGTTCCAGTTTTACTGACTCGCGCGCCGGTTGTCCACCACGCGCAAACGAATCCGGCCCCCGCTCCAGAACGGAGCGGGGGCCGGATGCCTTACGGCTGACGGATCAGCGGTAGTCGCTGAAGCCGTAGTCGTCGAGCGGGACTGCGGCGCCGGTGGTCTGACCGAAGCTGTCCGGGCTGTAGTAGGTGTCGTCGTAGGACGGCACCGCGTACGCGGCGGCACGGGCTTCCTCGGTCGGCTGCACCTGGATGTTGCGGTA
Above is a genomic segment from Nocardia sputorum containing:
- a CDS encoding aldo/keto reductase, translating into MTTTKIDEVRLGATGPTVSRIGLGAMSMSGAYGATDDAESTATIHAALDSGVNLIDTGDFYGAGHNEMLIGKAIAERPREDVVLSVKFGALRGPDGAFVGIDNRPAALRNFLAYSLQRLGVDHIDIYRPARLDPSVPIEDTVGAIGELIEAGYVRHVGLSEVGPETIRRAAAVHPIVDLQIEYSLISRNIEERILPVCRELGISVTAYGVLSRGLLSDAIKPGATFATSDFRAHSPRFQGENLDRNLELVRALTEIAARKDASVAQLAIAWALTRGDDIVPLIGTRRRERWAEAIRALDLSLTDEELSTIEAAVPADRVAGDRYATAQMAMLDSEQ
- a CDS encoding helix-turn-helix transcriptional regulator is translated as MDRPELADFLRRRREQLTPAEVGLPPGIRRRTPGLRRDEVALLAGISTDYYTRLEQSRGPRPSTQVLASLARALRFGNDERDHLYHLCDHAPPGRETTDKHVGPGLMHLLAKLDDTAATVVTDLGEVLVQNRMHTLLVGDHGDRRGWDRYYAYRWFTDPSARAIFPEEDWDRLGHNHVADLRATAARRAGDADVTELIIELRSASPEFDRLWNEHHVAVRLSDIKRIRHPQVGLIDIVCETLLTPNAAQRLLVYLPRPGTDAAEKLDLLRVIGTQRLTPADRLD
- a CDS encoding ArsR/SmtB family transcription factor: MVQYDFLDASFGALADPTRRGILERLGRGPATVSELAERFEMTLTGVKKHIQLLEAAGMVITEKRGRVRYCRLGENVFDREVAWMQGYRRMVEARLDRLGEFLERTEQER
- a CDS encoding cytochrome P450, whose protein sequence is MTTTNSQHRIRASDRELPHPPFRLPLAGDVWDLHVTDSSQWGMRGAQKYGGIYERNIFGTRVTYVSDPDLLREINDDALWAKFLGVPIRDLRTVAGDGLFTAHNSEPNWAKAHAILAPSFTAAAMRGYHATMRSCAAELVEYWTARAGEWVDVPADTNKVALEVIGRAAFGYDFESFTRPDPHPVVAAMLRALTYINRAAYSHPLVERTVFREQRAQHRRDVDLVNRTIDEVIAQRRREGAGAHGDLLDRMLTVPDPETGELLDPTNVRHQILTFLTAGHETTAGVLAFALHYLSVDPAVAARARQEVDEVCGGDDIAFEQVAKLRYVRRIVDETLRLWPTAPGYFRKARADTMLDGRYPFEKNEWVFVVLLQLHRHELWGGDPEQFDPDRFLPERVRGRHPELYRPFGVGMRACIGRQFAQHEMVLVLATLLRAFDLSPDPDYVLRVQETITLKPDRLRLRVSRRDG
- a CDS encoding PaaI family thioesterase; this encodes MALADLVVAGFRKLGFIRYAGVEWEEFAAGRNVVSIVPRAEHLNHNGDLHAAVLFGMAETAAMGASVSGIVDLMGDTFIVAKDGRIEYKARAKGEAGPFRATSAFSDETLAKMRADIEAKVPLELEVPVDITDKTGRTVAVAAFTAVLRPRRS
- a CDS encoding SRPBCC family protein, with translation MSTTTNEAVITADTDRTIHVERIFDASLERVWDAYSRLELLAQWWGRGNRLDIERWEFRPGGHWRFIEHAEGEAHGFEGRFREVTPRERIVYSFEWDGMPAHVAIDSVNFIDLGDGRTKVVTDSQFHTPQERDGMLQSGMESGLNESYRALDALLARG